A part of Nostoc edaphicum CCNP1411 genomic DNA contains:
- the ltrA gene encoding group II intron reverse transcriptase/maturase — MDILTKFIPWKPLPVKRVYIRKSNGKQRPLGIPCIVDRCLQAIVKNALEPYWEVHFERTSYGFRPGRSCHDAIERIHSMSKANSTKKWVVDADIEGCFDNISHVPLINAIGNFPARKLIQQWLNAGYVDKGVFHNTNAGVPQGGIISPLLANIALHGMESALGIKYDKNGHTIGDRGIVRYADDLVVFCKSREDAVKAHDTLQEFMNTRGLTLSESKTHIVRLLDGFNFLGFHIRQYPDSTTKTGRKVLIKPSIESLQNIRDKIKQVWLDNKSCSVDFVIGKLNPIIRGIANYYRTVVSSQIFSSLDRWMFVRERRYAKRMHAKKNQSWCNRRYWGRLNLDRSDYWVFGDKRTGKHLLKFSWFNIRRHPMVKGAYSTDDPELKSYWENRQNIKSKSLIPSYQKLAQKQGFKCPVCGESLLNDEPIQKHHIIPCHQGGNDTYANLELVHYYCHQQIHYIVQKLNSELDDELSLW; from the coding sequence GTGGATATCCTCACCAAATTTATTCCTTGGAAGCCGTTACCAGTTAAGCGGGTGTATATCCGTAAATCTAATGGAAAACAAAGACCACTCGGAATACCTTGTATTGTCGATAGATGTCTCCAAGCCATCGTCAAAAATGCTTTGGAACCCTATTGGGAAGTGCACTTTGAGCGCACTTCCTACGGCTTTAGACCGGGAAGGTCATGCCATGATGCGATTGAAAGGATACATTCAATGTCAAAAGCCAACTCCACTAAAAAGTGGGTGGTAGACGCGGACATCGAAGGTTGCTTTGATAACATCTCTCATGTACCGCTAATTAATGCCATTGGTAATTTTCCAGCCAGAAAATTAATTCAACAATGGCTGAATGCGGGATATGTGGATAAAGGTGTTTTCCATAATACCAATGCTGGAGTACCTCAAGGTGGAATTATTTCACCTCTACTTGCGAATATAGCTTTGCATGGTATGGAATCTGCCCTCGGTATCAAGTACGATAAAAACGGTCATACGATTGGCGACCGTGGTATTGTGCGCTATGCCGATGATTTGGTGGTGTTCTGCAAAAGTCGGGAAGATGCTGTCAAAGCACATGACACCCTCCAAGAGTTTATGAATACTCGCGGTCTAACTCTATCGGAGTCAAAAACCCACATAGTACGGCTGTTGGATGGATTCAACTTCTTAGGCTTTCATATCAGACAATACCCTGATTCCACTACCAAAACAGGTAGGAAAGTATTAATCAAACCAAGCATTGAATCTTTGCAAAATATCCGGGATAAAATCAAACAAGTATGGCTTGATAATAAAAGTTGTAGTGTTGATTTTGTCATAGGCAAGCTAAACCCAATTATTCGGGGAATAGCTAACTATTATCGGACTGTAGTTTCCTCACAAATATTCAGTTCTTTAGATAGATGGATGTTTGTTAGGGAGAGAAGGTATGCCAAAAGAATGCACGCCAAGAAAAATCAATCTTGGTGTAACCGTCGTTATTGGGGAAGGCTAAATCTTGATAGAAGCGATTACTGGGTGTTTGGTGATAAGCGCACGGGAAAACATCTGCTCAAGTTTAGCTGGTTCAATATTAGGAGGCATCCAATGGTTAAGGGTGCTTATTCTACCGATGACCCAGAGCTAAAATCTTATTGGGAAAACCGTCAGAATATTAAATCTAAAAGTTTAATTCCTAGTTACCAGAAGCTTGCCCAAAAACAAGGATTTAAATGTCCTGTATGCGGGGAGTCATTACTCAATGATGAACCCATACAAAAGCACCATATAATTCCTTGTCATCAAGGTGGTAACGATACTTACGCTAATTTGGAACTAGTGCATTATTACTGTCATCAACAAATACATTATATTGTACAGAAACTCAATTCTGAACTCGATGATGAACTGAGTCTTTGGTAG
- a CDS encoding reverse transcriptase N-terminal domain-containing protein, protein MNVTQRTTDWNSVNWKNAFRVVRRLRQRIFKATKDGSRKKVRNLQKLLMRSYSNILLSVRRVTQLNRGSKTAGVDKLLVKTPQARGLLVDILTKFIPWKPLPVKRVYIRKSNGKQRPLGIPCIVDRCLQSIIKNALEPYWEAHFERTSYGFRPGRSCHDAIERIHSMSKSQLH, encoded by the coding sequence GTGAACGTAACACAGAGAACTACCGACTGGAACAGCGTCAACTGGAAAAACGCATTCAGAGTAGTTAGGCGACTCAGACAGAGAATATTCAAGGCAACCAAGGACGGTAGCCGTAAAAAGGTTCGCAACCTACAAAAGCTACTAATGCGTAGCTATTCTAATATACTACTTTCCGTTAGAAGAGTAACGCAATTAAACCGAGGCAGTAAAACAGCAGGGGTGGATAAACTGCTGGTAAAAACACCACAAGCGAGAGGATTGTTGGTAGATATTCTAACCAAATTTATCCCGTGGAAGCCATTACCAGTAAAGCGGGTATATATCCGTAAATCCAATGGAAAACAAAGACCTCTGGGAATACCTTGTATTGTCGATAGATGTCTCCAATCCATCATCAAAAATGCCTTGGAACCCTATTGGGAAGCGCACTTTGAGCGCACTTCCTATGGCTTTAGACCGGGAAGGTCATGCCATGATGCGATTGAAAGGATACATTCAATGTCAAAAAGCCAACTCCACTAA
- a CDS encoding reverse transcriptase domain-containing protein, giving the protein MRLKGYIQCQKANSTKKWVVDADIEGCFDNISHVPLINAIGNFPARKLIQQWLNAGYMDKGVFHNTNAGVPQGGIISPLLANIALHGMESVLGIKYDKKRSYDWRSRYCALCR; this is encoded by the coding sequence ATGCGATTGAAAGGATACATTCAATGTCAAAAAGCCAACTCCACTAAAAAGTGGGTGGTAGATGCGGACATTGAAGGTTGCTTTGATAACATCTCTCATGTACCGCTAATTAATGCCATTGGTAATTTTCCAGCCAGAAAATTAATCCAACAATGGCTGAATGCGGGATATATGGATAAAGGTGTTTTCCATAATACCAATGCTGGAGTACCTCAAGGTGGAATTATTTCACCGCTACTTGCGAATATAGCTTTGCATGGTATGGAATCTGTCCTCGGCATCAAGTACGATAAAAAACGGTCATACGATTGGCGATCGCGGTATTGTGCGCTATGCCGATGA
- a CDS encoding reverse transcriptase N-terminal domain-containing protein, with protein MNVTGRTTDWNSVNWRNAFRVVRRLRQRIFKATIGGNLKKVGSLQKLLMRSYSNIVLSVRRVTQLNQGSKTAGGR; from the coding sequence GTGAACGTAACCGGAAGAACTACTGACTGGAATAGCGTCAACTGGAGAAACGCGTTCCGAGTAGTTAGGCGACTAAGACAGAGAATTTTCAAGGCAACCATTGGCGGTAACTTGAAAAAGGTTGGCAGCCTTCAAAAGCTACTTATGCGTAGCTACTCTAATATAGTACTTTCCGTTAGAAGAGTTACGCAACTAAACCAAGGCAGTAAAACAGCAGGGGGTAGATAG
- a CDS encoding group II intron maturase-specific domain-containing protein produces MVWNLSSASSTIKNGHTIGDRGIVRYADDLVVFCKSREDAVKARDTLQEFMFTRGLTLNESKTHIVRLLDGFNFLGFHIRQYPDSTTKTGRKVLIKPSIESLQNIRDKIKQVWLDNKSCSVDFVISKLNPIIRGIANYYRTVVSSQIFSSLDRWMFVRERRYAKRMHAKKNQSWRNHRYWGRLNLDRSDYWVFGNKRTGKHLLKFSWFNIRRHPMVKGAYSTDDPELKSYWENRQNIKSKSLIPSYQKLAQKTRI; encoded by the coding sequence ATGGTATGGAATCTGTCCTCGGCATCAAGTACGATAAAAAACGGTCATACGATTGGCGATCGCGGTATTGTGCGCTATGCCGATGATTTGGTGGTGTTCTGCAAAAGTCGGGAAGATGCTGTCAAAGCGCGGGATACTCTCCAAGAGTTTATGTTTACTCGCGGTTTAACTCTTAATGAGTCAAAAACCCACATAGTACGGCTGTTGGATGGATTCAACTTCTTAGGCTTTCACATCAGACAATACCCGGATTCCACTACCAAAACAGGTAGGAAAGTATTAATCAAACCTAGCATTGAATCTTTGCAAAACATCCGGGATAAAATCAAACAAGTATGGCTTGATAATAAAAGTTGTAGTGTTGATTTTGTCATAAGCAAGCTAAACCCAATTATTCGGGGAATAGCTAACTATTATCGGACTGTAGTTTCCTCACAAATATTCAGTTCTTTAGATAGATGGATGTTTGTTAGGGAGAGAAGGTATGCCAAACGAATGCACGCCAAGAAGAACCAATCTTGGCGTAATCATCGTTATTGGGGAAGATTAAATCTTGATAGAAGTGATTACTGGGTGTTTGGTAACAAGCGCACGGGAAAACATCTGCTCAAGTTTAGCTGGTTCAATATTAGGAGACATCCAATGGTAAAGGGTGCTTATTCTACCGATGACCCAGAGCTAAAATCTTATTGGGAAAACCGTCAGAATATTAAATCTAAAAGTTTAATTCCTAGTTACCAGAAGCTTGCCCAAAAAACAAGGATTTAA
- a CDS encoding DUF4384 domain-containing protein — MSRTLVASDQGVKLARKALKARNLTQTDFAMEVGLGYTTVNNFLNSKPIYRTNFQEICVFLGLDWQDIAAFGEEAETQELTPLDKLWQQLQLLSSPTEQMGLVLVKEETLGWGQKIPSRYEKSVQVGSFIRFEVNLETPGYLLLLQKDTSGQLWCFCPSCFAPQPQLNTGKTTLPQEGSPITSFPIEGEPGKEEIIAVLTKEVPALDWLRQENDEVLKLEASHLIELLKYVTERGDYQLWYTDYMVIAR; from the coding sequence ATGAGCAGGACTCTGGTTGCATCAGATCAAGGTGTGAAGCTGGCAAGAAAAGCCTTAAAAGCCAGAAATTTAACTCAAACAGATTTTGCTATGGAGGTAGGATTAGGTTACACAACTGTTAATAATTTCCTCAACAGTAAACCGATATATCGCACAAACTTCCAAGAGATTTGCGTTTTCTTGGGCTTAGACTGGCAAGATATTGCTGCATTTGGTGAAGAAGCCGAAACCCAAGAACTCACACCCCTTGATAAGCTTTGGCAACAACTTCAATTATTAAGCTCTCCTACTGAACAAATGGGGCTAGTCTTAGTAAAAGAAGAAACACTAGGTTGGGGTCAGAAAATACCGAGTCGTTACGAAAAATCAGTGCAGGTAGGTAGTTTTATTCGTTTTGAAGTCAACTTAGAGACTCCTGGATATTTACTACTATTGCAAAAAGATACATCGGGACAACTATGGTGTTTTTGTCCTTCGTGTTTTGCTCCCCAGCCGCAGTTGAATACAGGTAAGACAACTCTGCCTCAAGAAGGTTCGCCAATAACATCTTTCCCAATAGAAGGCGAACCAGGTAAGGAGGAAATTATCGCAGTCCTTACCAAGGAAGTACCTGCATTAGACTGGTTACGGCAAGAGAATGATGAGGTTTTGAAACTAGAAGCAAGTCATCTTATAGAGTTACTAAAATATGTGACTGAACGCGGAGACTATCAACTTTGGTATACAGATTACATGGTTATTGCACGATAA
- a CDS encoding HNH endonuclease, translating into MPKKQGFKCPVCGESLLNDEPIQKHHIIPCHQGGNDTYANLELVHYYCHQQIHYIVQKLNSELDDELSLW; encoded by the coding sequence TTGCCCAAAAAACAAGGATTTAAGTGTCCTGTATGCGGGGAGTCATTACTCAATGATGAACCCATACAAAAGCATCATATAATTCCTTGTCATCAAGGTGGTAACGATACTTACGCTAATTTGGAACTAGTGCATTATTACTGTCATCAACAAATACATTATATTGTACAGAAACTCAATTCTGAACTCGATGATGAACTGAGTCTTTGGTAG